From the genome of Streptomyces sp. NBC_00659, one region includes:
- the rplR gene encoding 50S ribosomal protein L18: protein MAYGVKIAKGDAYKRAAIKRRHIRIRKHISGTAERPRLVVTRSNRHIVAQVIDDVKGHTLASASTLDTTIRGGEADKSAQAKSVGALVAERAKAAGVEAVVFDRGGNQYAGRIAALADAAREAGLKF from the coding sequence ATGGCATACGGTGTCAAGATTGCTAAGGGCGACGCTTACAAGCGTGCTGCCATCAAGCGTCGTCACATCCGGATCCGTAAGCACATCTCGGGTACGGCTGAGCGTCCGCGCCTGGTCGTGACGCGCTCCAACCGTCACATCGTGGCCCAGGTCATCGACGACGTTAAGGGTCACACCCTCGCGTCGGCGTCGACCCTGGACACCACGATCCGCGGTGGCGAGGCCGACAAGTCGGCTCAGGCGAAGTCGGTCGGCGCCCTGGTCGCCGAGCGCGCCAAGGCCGCCGGTGTCGAGGCTGTCGTATTCGACCGTGGTGGTAACCAGTACGCCGGGCGCATCGCCGCCCTGGCGGACGCCGCCCGCGAAGCCGGACTCAAGTTCTGA
- the rpmC gene encoding 50S ribosomal protein L29, translating into MSAGTKASELRELGDEELLAKLREAKEELFNLRFQAATGQLENHGRLKAVRKDIARIYTLMRERELGIETVESA; encoded by the coding sequence ATGTCGGCCGGTACCAAGGCGTCCGAGCTGCGCGAACTGGGTGACGAGGAGCTTCTCGCGAAGCTCCGCGAAGCCAAGGAAGAGCTGTTCAACCTCCGTTTCCAGGCGGCGACCGGTCAGCTCGAGAACCACGGTCGGCTCAAGGCCGTCCGTAAGGACATCGCGCGGATCTACACCCTGATGCGTGAGCGCGAGCTGGGCATCGAGACGGTGGAGAGCGCCTGA
- the secY gene encoding preprotein translocase subunit SecY, with translation MLTAFARAFRTPDLRKKLLFTLGIIVVYRVGTHVPIPGVDYKNVQTCMDVADSNRGLFSLINMFSGGALLQITIFALGIMPYITASIILQLLTVVIPRLEALKKEGSAGTAKITQYTRYLTVALAILQGTGLVATARSGALFSGCPVANQIVPDQSIFTTITMVVTMTAGTCVVMWLGELITDRGIGNGMSILMFISIAATFPSALWTVKVQGKLADGWIEFGTVIAVGLCMVGLVVFVEQAQRRIPVQYAKRMIGRRSYGGTSTYIPLKVNQAGVIPVIFASSLLYIPSLVAQFSKSNSGWKTWVTQNLTKGDHPIYITMYFLLIVFFAFFYVAISFNPEEVADNMKKYGGFIPGIRAGRPTAEYLSYVLNRITWPGSLYLGLIALVPTVALVGFGANQNFPFGGTSILIIVGVGLETVKQIESQLQQRNYEGFLR, from the coding sequence GTGCTCACCGCGTTCGCCCGGGCGTTCAGGACGCCCGACCTGCGCAAGAAGCTGCTCTTCACGCTCGGCATCATCGTGGTCTACCGCGTCGGTACCCACGTTCCGATCCCCGGCGTGGACTACAAGAACGTCCAGACGTGTATGGACGTGGCCGACTCGAACCGTGGGCTGTTCAGCCTGATCAACATGTTCAGTGGCGGCGCGCTGCTGCAGATCACGATCTTCGCGCTCGGCATCATGCCGTACATCACGGCGAGCATCATTCTCCAGCTGCTCACCGTGGTGATCCCGCGACTGGAGGCCCTCAAGAAGGAGGGTTCGGCCGGTACGGCGAAGATCACGCAGTACACCCGCTATCTGACGGTCGCGCTCGCCATCCTGCAGGGCACGGGCCTGGTGGCCACCGCGCGCAGCGGTGCGCTGTTCTCCGGCTGCCCCGTGGCCAACCAGATCGTCCCGGACCAGTCGATCTTCACCACGATCACGATGGTCGTCACGATGACCGCCGGTACCTGTGTCGTCATGTGGCTCGGTGAGCTGATCACCGACCGCGGCATCGGCAACGGCATGTCGATCCTGATGTTCATCTCGATCGCGGCGACCTTCCCGAGCGCTCTGTGGACCGTCAAGGTCCAGGGCAAGCTGGCCGATGGCTGGATCGAGTTCGGCACGGTCATCGCGGTGGGTCTGTGCATGGTCGGCCTGGTGGTCTTCGTCGAGCAGGCGCAGCGCCGCATCCCGGTCCAGTACGCGAAGCGCATGATCGGCCGCCGTTCCTACGGCGGTACCTCGACCTACATTCCGCTGAAGGTCAACCAGGCAGGTGTGATTCCTGTCATCTTCGCGTCGTCGCTGCTCTACATTCCGAGCCTGGTCGCCCAGTTCTCGAAGAGCAACTCCGGGTGGAAAACATGGGTCACACAGAACCTGACCAAGGGTGATCACCCGATTTACATCACCATGTACTTCCTTCTGATCGTGTTCTTCGCGTTCTTCTACGTGGCGATCTCGTTCAACCCCGAGGAAGTCGCCGACAACATGAAGAAGTATGGTGGCTTCATCCCGGGCATCCGGGCTGGCCGGCCGACCGCTGAGTACCTCAGCTACGTACTCAACCGGATCACCTGGCCGGGTTCGCTGTATCTGGGGCTGATCGCTCTCGTGCCGACGGTGGCGTTGGTTGGTTTCGGGGCAAACCAGAACTTCCCGTTCGGTGGCACCAGCATCCTCATCATCGTGGGTGTGGGTCTTGAGACGGTGAAGCAGATCGAGAGTCAGCTTCAGCAGCGCAATTACGAAGGGTTCCTCCGCTGA
- the rpmD gene encoding 50S ribosomal protein L30: MARLKVTQTKSYIGSKQNHRDTLRSLGLKGINTQVVKEDRPEFRGMVHTVRHLVTVEEVD, encoded by the coding sequence ATGGCTCGCCTCAAGGTCACGCAGACGAAGTCGTACATCGGCAGCAAGCAGAACCACCGTGACACCCTGCGTTCCCTTGGTCTCAAGGGCATCAACACGCAGGTCGTCAAGGAGGACCGCCCCGAGTTCCGCGGAATGGTTCACACCGTCCGCCACCTCGTGACGGTCGAGGAGGTCGACTGA
- the rpsK gene encoding 30S ribosomal protein S11 — MPPKGRQGAAKKVRRKEKKNVAHGHAHIKSTFNNTIVSITDPSGNVISWASAGHVGFKGSRKSTPFAAQMAAESAARRAQEHGMRKVDVFVKGPGSGRETAIRSLQATGLEVGSIQDVTPTPHNGCRPPKRRRV, encoded by the coding sequence ATGCCCCCCAAGGGTCGTCAGGGCGCTGCCAAGAAGGTGCGCCGCAAGGAAAAGAAGAACGTCGCTCACGGGCACGCTCACATCAAGAGCACGTTCAACAACACGATCGTCTCGATCACGGACCCCTCGGGCAACGTGATCTCCTGGGCCTCCGCCGGCCACGTCGGCTTCAAGGGCTCGCGCAAGTCCACCCCCTTCGCCGCGCAGATGGCCGCCGAGTCGGCCGCCCGTCGCGCGCAGGAGCACGGCATGCGCAAGGTTGACGTCTTCGTGAAGGGCCCGGGCTCCGGTCGCGAGACCGCGATCCGCTCCCTCCAGGCCACTGGCCTCGAGGTCGGCTCCATCCAGGACGTCACCCCCACCCCGCACAACGGTTGCCGTCCGCCGAAGCGCCGCCGCGTCTGA
- the rplX gene encoding 50S ribosomal protein L24: MKIKKGDLVQVITGKDKGKQGKVIAAYPRDERVLVEGVNRVKKHTKAGPTAKGSQAGGIVTTEAPVHVSNVQLVVEKDGNKVVTRVGYRFDDEGNKIRVAKRTGEDI; this comes from the coding sequence ATGAAGATCAAGAAGGGCGACCTGGTTCAGGTCATCACCGGTAAGGACAAGGGCAAGCAGGGCAAGGTCATTGCCGCTTACCCGCGCGACGAGCGCGTCCTGGTCGAGGGTGTCAACCGGGTCAAGAAGCACACGAAGGCCGGCCCGACCGCCAAGGGCTCGCAGGCCGGTGGCATCGTCACGACCGAGGCGCCCGTCCACGTCTCCAACGTCCAGCTGGTCGTTGAGAAGGACGGCAACAAGGTTGTCACGCGCGTCGGTTACCGCTTCGACGACGAGGGCAACAAGATCCGCGTTGCCAAGCGGACGGGTGAGGACATCTGA
- a CDS encoding type Z 30S ribosomal protein S14: MAKKALIAKAARKPKFGVRGYTRCQRCGRPHSVYRKFGLCRICLREMAHRGELPGVTKSSW; the protein is encoded by the coding sequence ATGGCGAAGAAGGCTCTGATTGCCAAGGCTGCTCGTAAGCCCAAGTTCGGTGTGCGTGGCTACACGCGCTGCCAGCGCTGCGGTCGTCCGCACTCCGTGTACCGCAAGTTCGGCCTGTGCCGCATCTGCCTTCGTGAGATGGCTCACCGTGGCGAGCTGCCGGGCGTGACCAAGAGTTCCTGGTAG
- the rplO gene encoding 50S ribosomal protein L15, which produces MAENNPLKIHNLRPAPGAKTAKTRVGRGEASKGKTAGRGTKGTKARYQVPERFEGGQMPLHMRLPKLKGFRNPFKTEFQVVNLDKLGALYPEGGEVTVEGLVAKGAVRKNSLVKVLGQGEISVALQVTVDAVSGSAKEKITAAGGTVTELV; this is translated from the coding sequence ATGGCGGAAAACAACCCGCTCAAGATCCACAACCTCCGTCCCGCCCCGGGCGCCAAGACCGCCAAGACCCGTGTTGGTCGTGGTGAGGCGTCGAAGGGTAAGACGGCTGGTCGTGGTACCAAGGGCACGAAGGCCCGCTACCAGGTTCCGGAGCGCTTCGAGGGTGGCCAGATGCCCCTCCACATGCGTCTTCCGAAGCTGAAGGGCTTCCGTAACCCGTTCAAGACCGAGTTCCAGGTCGTGAACCTCGACAAGCTGGGCGCGCTGTACCCGGAGGGTGGCGAGGTCACCGTCGAGGGTCTCGTCGCCAAGGGTGCCGTTCGCAAGAACAGCCTCGTCAAGGTCCTCGGCCAGGGCGAGATCTCCGTGGCGCTGCAGGTGACGGTCGACGCCGTCTCCGGCTCCGCCAAGGAGAAGATCACCGCCGCCGGCGGTACCGTCACCGAACTCGTCTGA
- the infA gene encoding translation initiation factor IF-1, protein MAKKQGAIEIEGTVVESLPNAMFKVELQNGHQVLAHISGKMRMHYIRILPDDRVVVELSPYDLTRGRIVYRYK, encoded by the coding sequence GTGGCCAAGAAGCAAGGTGCCATCGAGATCGAGGGCACTGTCGTCGAGTCTCTCCCGAACGCCATGTTCAAGGTAGAGCTCCAGAACGGCCACCAGGTCCTGGCGCACATCAGCGGCAAGATGCGCATGCACTACATCCGCATCCTCCCTGACGACCGGGTCGTGGTGGAGTTGTCTCCGTACGACCTGACGCGCGGCCGGATCGTCTACCGCTACAAGTAG
- a CDS encoding DNA-directed RNA polymerase subunit alpha, whose amino-acid sequence MLIAQRPSLTEEVVDEFRSRFVIEPLEPGFGYTLGNSLRRTLLSSIPGAAVTSIRIDGVLHEFTTVPGVKEDVTDLILNIKQLVVSSEHDEPVVMYLRKQGPGLVTAADIAPPAGVEVHNPDLVLATLNGKGKLEMELTVERGRGYVSAVQNKQVGQEIGRIPVDSIYSPVLKVTYKVEATRVEQRTDFDKLIVDVETKQAMRPRDAMASAGKTLVELFGLARELNIDAEGIDMGPSPTDAALAADLALPIEELELTVRSYNCLKREGIHSVGELVARSEADLLDIRNFGAKSIDEVKAKLAGMGLALKDSPPGFDPTAAADAFGADDDADAGFVETEQY is encoded by the coding sequence ATGCTGATCGCTCAGCGCCCCTCGTTGACCGAAGAGGTCGTCGACGAATTCCGCTCCCGGTTCGTGATCGAGCCGCTGGAGCCGGGCTTCGGCTACACCCTCGGCAACTCCCTGCGCCGCACCCTCCTCTCGTCGATCCCCGGCGCTGCTGTCACCAGCATCCGCATCGACGGTGTCCTGCACGAGTTCACCACCGTGCCGGGCGTCAAGGAGGACGTCACCGACCTGATCCTCAACATCAAGCAGCTGGTCGTCTCCTCGGAGCACGACGAGCCGGTCGTGATGTACCTGCGCAAGCAGGGCCCGGGTCTGGTCACCGCCGCCGACATCGCGCCCCCGGCCGGTGTCGAGGTCCACAACCCCGACCTCGTCCTCGCCACGCTCAACGGCAAGGGCAAGCTGGAGATGGAGCTGACCGTCGAGCGCGGTCGCGGCTACGTCTCCGCCGTTCAGAACAAGCAGGTCGGTCAGGAGATCGGGCGCATCCCGGTCGACTCGATCTACTCGCCGGTGCTGAAGGTCACGTACAAGGTCGAGGCGACCCGTGTCGAGCAGCGCACCGACTTCGACAAGCTGATCGTCGACGTCGAGACCAAGCAGGCCATGCGTCCCCGTGACGCCATGGCGTCGGCCGGTAAGACCCTGGTCGAGCTGTTCGGTCTGGCCCGCGAGCTCAACATCGACGCCGAGGGCATCGACATGGGCCCGTCCCCCACGGACGCCGCCCTCGCCGCTGATCTCGCCCTGCCGATCGAGGAGCTCGAGCTCACCGTTCGGTCGTACAACTGCCTCAAGCGTGAGGGCATCCACTCCGTGGGTGAGCTCGTCGCCCGCTCCGAGGCCGACCTCCTGGACATCCGCAACTTCGGTGCGAAGTCCATCGACGAGGTCAAGGCGAAGCTGGCCGGCATGGGCCTGGCCCTCAAGGACAGCCCGCCCGGATTCGACCCGACCGCCGCCGCCGACGCCTTCGGCGCCGACGACGACGCGGACGCGGGTTTCGTGGAGACCGAGCAGTACTGA
- the rpsQ gene encoding 30S ribosomal protein S17 produces MSESNVTEQKTERGFRKTREGLVVSDKMDKTVVVAVEDRVKHALYGKVIRRTSKLKAHDEQNAAGVGDRVLLMETRPLSSTKRWRIVEILEKAK; encoded by the coding sequence ATGAGCGAGAGCAACGTGACTGAGCAGAAGACCGAGCGTGGCTTCCGCAAGACCCGTGAGGGTCTGGTCGTCAGCGACAAGATGGACAAGACCGTCGTCGTCGCTGTCGAGGACCGCGTGAAGCACGCGCTGTACGGCAAGGTCATCCGCCGTACCAGCAAGCTCAAGGCCCACGACGAGCAGAACGCCGCCGGCGTCGGCGACCGCGTCCTCCTGATGGAGACCCGGCCGCTGTCCTCGACGAAGCGCTGGCGCATCGTCGAGATCCTCGAGAAGGCCAAGTAA
- the rpsH gene encoding 30S ribosomal protein S8, with protein sequence MTMTDPIADMLTRLRNANSAYHDDVAMPHSKIKSHIAEILQQEGFITGWKVEDAEVGKKLVLELKFGPNRERSIAGIKRISKPGLRVYAKSTSLPRVLGGLGVAIISTSHGLLTDKQAGKKGVGGEVLAYVW encoded by the coding sequence ATGACCATGACTGATCCCATCGCAGACATGCTTACCCGTCTGCGTAACGCGAACTCGGCGTACCACGACGATGTCGCGATGCCGCACAGCAAGATCAAGTCTCACATCGCGGAGATCCTCCAGCAGGAGGGCTTCATCACGGGCTGGAAGGTCGAGGACGCCGAGGTCGGCAAGAAGCTCGTCCTCGAGCTGAAGTTCGGCCCGAACCGTGAGCGCTCCATCGCGGGCATCAAGCGGATCTCGAAGCCGGGTCTGCGTGTGTACGCGAAGTCCACCTCCCTGCCCAGGGTGCTCGGTGGCCTCGGCGTGGCGATCATCTCCACGTCACACGGTCTCCTCACCGACAAGCAGGCCGGCAAGAAGGGCGTAGGCGGAGAAGTCCTCGCCTACGTCTGGTAG
- the map gene encoding type I methionyl aminopeptidase — MVQIKTPEQIAKMREAGLVVAAIHAATREAAVPGATTRDLDEVARKVLEEHGAKSNFLGYGGFPATICTSANEVVVHGIPDDKTVLKDGDIISIDAGAIVDGWHGDAAFTAFVGSGHAPELIELSRVTEESMWAGIAAMKVGNRLVDISRAIETYIRRQPKPGGGKYGIIEDFGGHGIGTEMHMDPHLLNYVERKRGKGPKLVPGFCLAIEPMVSLGTPRTETLEDDWTVITTDGTWSSHWEHSVALTEDGPLVLTAPDCGRAKLAEYGVTAAPDPLAG; from the coding sequence ATGGTGCAGATCAAGACCCCCGAGCAGATCGCCAAGATGCGTGAGGCGGGGCTGGTCGTCGCGGCGATCCATGCGGCCACGCGGGAAGCGGCGGTGCCCGGCGCGACCACCCGGGACCTGGACGAGGTCGCGCGCAAGGTGCTGGAGGAGCACGGCGCCAAGTCGAACTTCCTCGGGTACGGCGGCTTCCCCGCGACGATCTGCACCTCGGCCAACGAGGTCGTCGTCCACGGCATCCCGGACGACAAGACCGTCCTGAAGGACGGCGACATCATCTCCATCGACGCCGGCGCGATCGTGGACGGCTGGCACGGCGACGCCGCGTTCACCGCGTTCGTGGGCTCCGGACACGCCCCGGAGCTGATCGAGCTCTCCCGGGTGACCGAGGAGTCGATGTGGGCGGGCATCGCGGCCATGAAGGTGGGCAACCGCCTGGTCGACATCTCCCGCGCCATCGAGACCTACATCCGCCGTCAGCCGAAGCCGGGCGGCGGCAAGTACGGGATCATCGAGGACTTCGGCGGCCACGGCATCGGCACCGAGATGCACATGGACCCGCACCTGCTGAACTACGTCGAGCGGAAGCGGGGGAAGGGGCCGAAGCTGGTTCCCGGGTTCTGCCTCGCCATCGAGCCGATGGTGTCGCTCGGCACACCGCGGACCGAGACGCTCGAGGACGACTGGACCGTGATCACCACGGACGGGACCTGGTCCTCGCACTGGGAGCACTCCGTGGCGCTGACCGAGGACGGGCCGCTGGTTCTCACGGCGCCCGACTGCGGCAGGGCGAAGCTCGCCGAGTACGGGGTCACGGCGGCGCCCGACCCCCTCGCGGGCTGA
- a CDS encoding adenylate kinase → MRIVLVGPPGAGKGTQAAFLANNLAIPHISTGDLFRANISQQTELGKLAKSYMDKGELVPDEVTIAMAKDRMEQPDAENGFLLDGFPRNVSQAEALDEMLSTEGMKLDAVLDLEVPEDEVVRRIAGRRICRNDSAHVFHVSYKAPKQEGVCDVCGGELYQRDDDSEDTVRTRLEVYHTQTEPIIDYYRSQSLVVTIPALGKVEEVTARAMGALAREDA, encoded by the coding sequence ATGCGAATCGTCCTCGTCGGGCCGCCCGGTGCCGGGAAGGGAACGCAGGCCGCGTTCCTCGCCAACAATCTGGCGATCCCGCACATCTCAACGGGCGACCTGTTCCGCGCCAACATCTCTCAGCAGACGGAGCTCGGCAAGCTGGCGAAGTCCTACATGGACAAGGGCGAACTGGTACCGGACGAGGTCACCATCGCCATGGCCAAGGACCGCATGGAGCAGCCCGACGCGGAGAACGGCTTCCTGCTCGACGGCTTCCCGCGCAACGTCTCGCAGGCCGAGGCGCTGGACGAGATGCTGAGCACCGAGGGCATGAAGCTGGACGCGGTGCTGGACCTGGAGGTCCCCGAGGACGAGGTGGTCCGCCGTATCGCGGGCCGACGCATCTGCCGCAACGACTCGGCGCACGTGTTCCACGTGTCGTACAAGGCGCCGAAGCAGGAAGGCGTCTGTGACGTCTGCGGCGGCGAGCTGTACCAGCGCGACGACGACTCCGAGGACACCGTCCGTACGCGGCTGGAGGTCTACCACACGCAGACCGAGCCGATCATCGACTACTACCGGTCGCAGAGCCTGGTCGTCACGATCCCGGCGCTCGGCAAGGTCGAAGAGGTCACGGCGCGTGCGATGGGGGCCCTGGCCCGCGAGGACGCCTAG
- the rpsE gene encoding 30S ribosomal protein S5, whose product MAGPQRRGSGAGGGERRDRKGRDGGAAAEKTAYVERVVAINRVAKVVKGGRRFSFTALVVVGDGDGTVGVGYGKAKEVPAAIAKGVEEAKKHFFKVPRIQGTIPHPITGEKAAGVVLLKPASPGTGVIAGGPVRAVLECAGVHDILSKSLGSSNAINIVHATVAALKGLQRPEEIAARRGLPLEDVAPAALLRARAGAGA is encoded by the coding sequence ATGGCTGGACCCCAGCGCCGTGGAAGCGGTGCCGGTGGCGGCGAGCGGCGGGACCGGAAGGGCCGTGACGGCGGCGCTGCTGCCGAGAAGACCGCGTACGTTGAGCGCGTTGTCGCGATCAACCGCGTCGCCAAGGTAGTGAAGGGTGGTCGTCGCTTCAGCTTTACCGCGCTTGTCGTGGTAGGCGATGGTGACGGCACCGTCGGTGTCGGTTACGGCAAGGCCAAGGAGGTGCCGGCCGCGATCGCCAAGGGTGTTGAAGAGGCCAAGAAGCACTTCTTCAAGGTCCCCCGTATCCAGGGCACCATCCCGCACCCGATCACGGGCGAGAAGGCCGCGGGCGTCGTCCTGCTCAAGCCTGCTTCCCCCGGTACCGGCGTTATCGCCGGTGGCCCGGTGCGAGCCGTCCTGGAGTGCGCCGGCGTTCACGACATCCTGTCGAAGTCGCTCGGTTCTTCCAACGCGATCAACATCGTGCACGCGACCGTGGCGGCCCTCAAGGGCCTGCAGCGTCCCGAGGAGATCGCGGCTCGCCGTGGTCTGCCCCTCGAGGACGTCGCCCCCGCGGCTCTCCTTCGTGCACGTGCCGGGGCGGGTGCGTAA
- the rpmJ gene encoding 50S ribosomal protein L36: MKVKPSVKKICDKCRVIRRHGRVMVICENPRHKQRQG; this comes from the coding sequence ATGAAGGTCAAGCCGAGCGTCAAGAAGATCTGCGACAAGTGCAGGGTGATCCGCCGTCACGGTCGGGTCATGGTCATCTGCGAAAACCCGCGCCACAAGCAGCGCCAGGGCTGA
- the rplN gene encoding 50S ribosomal protein L14, with translation MIQQESRLRVADNTGAKEILCIRVLGGSGRRYAGIGDVIVATVKDAIPGGNVKKGDVVKAVIVRTVKERRRPDGSYIRFDENAAVILKNDGDPRGTRIFGPVGRELREKKFMKIISLAPEVL, from the coding sequence GTGATCCAGCAGGAGTCGCGACTGCGTGTCGCCGACAACACTGGTGCGAAGGAAATCCTTTGCATCCGTGTGCTCGGTGGCTCCGGTCGCCGCTACGCGGGCATCGGTGACGTGATCGTCGCCACCGTCAAGGACGCGATCCCCGGCGGCAACGTGAAGAAGGGTGACGTCGTCAAGGCTGTCATCGTTCGCACCGTCAAGGAGCGCCGCCGTCCGGACGGCTCGTACATCCGCTTCGACGAGAACGCCGCCGTCATTCTGAAGAACGACGGCGACCCTCGTGGCACCCGTATCTTCGGCCCCGTCGGCCGTGAGCTGCGCGAGAAGAAGTTCATGAAGATCATCTCGCTCGCGCCGGAGGTGCTGTAA
- the rpsM gene encoding 30S ribosomal protein S13 has protein sequence MARVSGVDIPREKRVEVALTYVFGIGRTLSQLTLAETGVNPNTRVRDLSEEELVKIREYVDANIKTEGDLRREIQGDIRRKIEIGCYQGIRHRRGLPVHGQRTSTNARTRKGPRRAIAGKKKPGKK, from the coding sequence ATGGCACGCGTTTCCGGTGTTGACATCCCGCGCGAAAAGCGTGTGGAGGTCGCCCTCACCTACGTGTTCGGCATCGGCCGGACCCTTTCCCAGCTGACGCTGGCCGAGACTGGCGTGAACCCCAACACGCGCGTTCGTGACCTCTCCGAGGAGGAGCTGGTCAAGATCCGCGAGTACGTGGACGCCAACATCAAGACCGAGGGTGACCTCCGTCGCGAGATCCAGGGCGACATTCGCCGCAAGATCGAGATCGGCTGCTACCAGGGCATCCGCCACCGTCGTGGCCTGCCCGTGCACGGTCAGCGCACCAGCACGAACGCTCGTACCCGCAAGGGCCCGCGTCGCGCGATCGCCGGCAAGAAGAAGCCGGGCAAGAAGTAG
- the rplE gene encoding 50S ribosomal protein L5 has translation MATTTIPRLKTKYREEIAAKLQEEFSYENVMQTPGLVKIVVNMGVGDAARDSKLMDGAVRDLTTITGQKPAVTKARKSIAQFKLREGQPIGAHVTLRGDRMWEFLDRTLSLALPRIRDFRGLSPKQFDGRGNYTFGLTEQVMFHEIDQDKIDRTRGMDITVVTTATNDAEGRALLRHLGFPFKEA, from the coding sequence ATGGCGACCACCACCATTCCGCGTCTCAAGACGAAGTACCGCGAGGAGATCGCGGCGAAGCTGCAGGAAGAGTTCTCCTACGAGAACGTCATGCAGACGCCGGGCCTCGTCAAGATCGTGGTCAACATGGGTGTCGGCGACGCCGCCCGTGACTCGAAGCTCATGGACGGTGCCGTCCGTGACCTGACCACGATCACCGGTCAGAAGCCGGCCGTCACCAAGGCCCGCAAGTCCATCGCGCAGTTCAAGCTGCGTGAGGGTCAGCCGATCGGTGCCCACGTCACGCTCCGTGGCGACCGCATGTGGGAGTTCCTGGACCGCACCCTGTCGCTCGCGCTCCCGCGCATCCGCGACTTCCGTGGTCTGTCCCCCAAGCAGTTCGACGGCCGTGGCAACTACACCTTCGGTCTCACGGAGCAGGTCATGTTCCACGAGATCGACCAGGACAAGATCGACCGTACCCGGGGCATGGACATCACCGTGGTGACCACGGCGACCAACGACGCTGAGGGCCGTGCCCTTCTCCGTCACCTCGGCTTCCCCTTCAAGGAGGCGTAA
- the rplF gene encoding 50S ribosomal protein L6: MSRIGKLPITVPAGVDVTIDGRTVQVKGPKGSLSHTVAAPIEVAKGEDGILNVTRPNDERQNKALHGLSRTLVANMITGVTTGYVKKLEISGVGYRVLAKGSNLEFSLGYSHSITVEAPEGISFKVENPTHFSVEGIDKQKVGEVAANIRKLRKPDPYKAKGVKYEGEVVRRKVGKAGK, encoded by the coding sequence ATGTCGCGTATTGGCAAGCTCCCCATCACGGTTCCCGCCGGCGTGGACGTCACCATCGACGGCCGTACGGTCCAGGTGAAGGGTCCCAAGGGCTCCCTCTCCCACACCGTCGCGGCGCCGATCGAGGTCGCCAAGGGCGAGGACGGCATTCTCAATGTCACCCGCCCGAACGACGAGCGTCAGAACAAGGCCCTCCACGGCCTGTCCCGCACGCTGGTGGCGAACATGATCACCGGCGTGACCACGGGTTACGTGAAGAAGCTCGAAATCAGCGGTGTCGGTTACCGCGTCCTGGCGAAGGGCTCCAACCTGGAGTTCTCGCTCGGCTACAGCCACTCGATCACGGTCGAGGCGCCCGAGGGCATCTCGTTCAAGGTCGAGAACCCGACGCACTTCTCGGTCGAGGGAATCGACAAGCAGAAGGTCGGCGAGGTTGCGGCCAACATCCGCAAGCTGCGCAAGCCCGACCCGTACAAGGCCAAGGGCGTCAAGTACGAGGGCGAAGTCGTCCGGCGCAAGGTCGGAAAGGCGGGTAAGTAA
- the rplP gene encoding 50S ribosomal protein L16, giving the protein MLIPRRVKHRKQHHPKRRGQAKGGTQVSFGEYGIQALTPAYVTNRQIEAARIAMTRHIKRGGKVWINIYPDRPLTKKPAETRMGSGKGSPEWWIANVHPGRVMFELSYPNEKIAREALTRAAHKLPMKCRIVKREAGEA; this is encoded by the coding sequence ATGCTGATCCCCCGTAGGGTCAAGCACCGCAAGCAGCACCACCCGAAGCGCCGTGGTCAGGCCAAGGGCGGTACGCAGGTTTCGTTCGGCGAGTACGGCATTCAGGCCCTCACGCCGGCGTACGTGACGAACCGCCAGATCGAGGCCGCTCGTATCGCGATGACCCGCCACATCAAGCGTGGCGGCAAGGTCTGGATCAACATCTACCCGGACCGCCCGCTCACGAAGAAGCCTGCCGAGACCCGCATGGGTTCCGGTAAGGGTTCCCCCGAGTGGTGGATCGCGAACGTGCACCCGGGCCGGGTCATGTTCGAACTGTCCTACCCCAACGAGAAGATCGCCCGTGAGGCCCTCACTCGCGCAGCCCACAAGCTGCCGATGAAGTGCCGGATCGTCAAGCGCGAGGCAGGTGAAGCGTGA